The following coding sequences lie in one Streptomyces sp. NBC_00510 genomic window:
- a CDS encoding alpha/beta hydrolase yields MLAVLTAVGPAWAVPALAGGVPAASGGAHSKPTVVLVHGTNLDSSSWDEVARRLRDAGYPVVVPANPLRGLPYDSSYTASVLRSIKGPIVLVGHSYGSAVTNEAALGNPAVKALVAVAGFLPQKGESSAELVGKFPGSTLAQTLKQVPYPLMGGGTGMDVYVKEDLFPQQFAADVPLSKSSIMAVTQRPVDARALDDKATGAAWRTVPAFDLITANDKNIPAAVQRWMANRAHAVSVEVSSSHVAPVSHPEAVTDLIETAARATTSQTAPSLAATGRRPTWLLAGAAVGTATLGGSLMMAMHRRKRP; encoded by the coding sequence ATGCTGGCGGTGCTCACCGCGGTCGGCCCTGCATGGGCCGTTCCAGCTCTCGCCGGCGGTGTGCCCGCGGCTTCGGGTGGAGCCCACTCCAAACCAACTGTGGTTCTCGTGCACGGAACCAACTTGGACTCGTCTTCATGGGACGAGGTGGCCCGGCGTCTGCGCGATGCCGGATATCCCGTGGTCGTCCCCGCGAACCCCCTACGGGGTCTGCCGTACGACTCTTCCTACACCGCGAGTGTGCTGCGCAGCATCAAGGGACCGATTGTGCTCGTCGGCCACTCGTACGGCAGCGCGGTCACCAACGAGGCCGCCCTGGGGAACCCCGCCGTCAAGGCTCTCGTGGCTGTGGCCGGTTTCCTCCCGCAAAAGGGAGAAAGCTCGGCTGAACTGGTGGGCAAGTTCCCCGGCAGCACCCTGGCCCAAACGCTGAAGCAGGTGCCCTACCCGCTGATGGGTGGCGGTACAGGCATGGACGTGTACGTCAAGGAAGACCTGTTCCCGCAGCAGTTTGCCGCCGACGTACCGTTGTCAAAGTCGTCGATCATGGCAGTCACCCAGCGCCCGGTGGACGCCAGGGCACTGGACGACAAGGCCACCGGCGCCGCCTGGAGGACCGTCCCGGCGTTCGACCTGATCACCGCCAACGACAAGAACATCCCTGCCGCGGTGCAGCGATGGATGGCCAACCGTGCGCATGCAGTGTCCGTGGAGGTGAGTTCCTCCCACGTCGCGCCTGTCTCACACCCCGAAGCCGTCACCGACCTGATCGAAACGGCTGCACGTGCCACCACATCCCAGACGGCCCCATCTCTAGCCGCGACCGGTCGGCGCCCCACATGGTTGCTGGCAGGCGCGGCCGTAGGCACGGCGACACTCGGCGGAAGCCTGATGATGGCGATGCACCGGCGAAAGCGACCGTGA
- a CDS encoding helix-turn-helix transcriptional regulator, protein MNEVHRVCSRYHAGIELIGARWTGAIVRALFTGQARFVQIKAAVPGLSDAMLTQRLRTLEEEGIVERRVVPSSPVQVEYHLTAKGQDLEQVVDAVMRWSHRWIPAPSSTTSEAGPAGAEGAQAP, encoded by the coding sequence GTGAACGAAGTACATCGGGTCTGCTCGCGCTATCACGCGGGGATCGAACTGATCGGTGCCCGCTGGACGGGTGCGATCGTGCGTGCTTTGTTCACGGGTCAGGCCCGCTTCGTGCAGATCAAGGCAGCGGTGCCCGGCCTGAGTGACGCCATGCTCACTCAGCGATTGCGCACCTTGGAAGAGGAGGGCATCGTCGAGCGTCGGGTTGTTCCCTCTTCGCCGGTGCAGGTCGAATACCACCTCACCGCCAAGGGACAAGACCTTGAACAAGTCGTCGACGCCGTGATGCGTTGGTCCCACCGCTGGATCCCCGCCCCTTCGTCAACCACTTCGGAAGCAGGGCCGGCGGGGGCCGAAGGCGCACAAGCCCCCTGA
- a CDS encoding NAD(P)H-dependent oxidoreductase, with the protein MTTLKIIVASTRPGRVGLPIGQWTHEQAVAHGGFTKVELLDLAEVNLPFMNEPNHPRAQQYVHQHTRDWSATIAEADALVFVMPEYNHGYNAELKNAIDYLFNEWNHKAVGLVSYGAVAGGTRAVQQIKQVVTAVKMTPIVESVVAPFGFNLIDAEGRVAADEAMTGAAKAMFDEIVRVDAALRPLREGAAA; encoded by the coding sequence ATGACCACGTTGAAGATCATTGTCGCCAGCACCCGCCCGGGGCGCGTGGGCCTGCCGATCGGGCAGTGGACCCATGAGCAGGCGGTTGCTCACGGTGGCTTCACCAAGGTCGAACTGCTCGACCTGGCCGAGGTGAACCTTCCGTTCATGAACGAGCCCAACCACCCGCGGGCGCAGCAGTACGTCCACCAGCACACCCGTGACTGGAGCGCGACGATCGCCGAGGCCGATGCCCTCGTCTTCGTCATGCCGGAGTACAACCACGGCTACAACGCAGAGCTGAAGAACGCCATCGACTACCTGTTCAACGAGTGGAACCACAAGGCGGTGGGCCTGGTCAGCTATGGCGCGGTGGCCGGCGGCACCCGTGCCGTCCAGCAGATCAAGCAGGTCGTCACCGCGGTAAAGATGACGCCGATCGTCGAATCCGTCGTGGCTCCCTTCGGCTTCAACCTCATCGACGCGGAGGGTAGGGTTGCGGCCGATGAAGCTATGACAGGTGCAGCCAAGGCCATGTTCGACGAGATCGTCCGGGTGGATGCCGCACTGCGTCCGCTGCGTGAGGGCGCTGCGGCCTAG
- a CDS encoding helix-turn-helix transcriptional regulator, giving the protein MSALTGSLTDRDSWSDHRCSAARALDVLGTPSNLFVLREAFYGTTYFNDFVRHTPLSEPAAAKRLKELVEVGLLRRTPYQTAGQRTRDRYELTGPGEDLMTAYFALMEWGDRHATADGGPVRLRHRHCDAPVHVALSCSDGHALSPSDLEVVAAPGVAQAAAPE; this is encoded by the coding sequence ATGTCCGCACTTACTGGATCGCTGACCGACCGGGACAGCTGGAGTGACCACCGCTGCTCGGCTGCCCGGGCCCTGGACGTACTCGGGACGCCGTCGAATCTGTTCGTACTGCGCGAGGCCTTCTACGGCACCACCTACTTCAACGACTTCGTCCGTCACACCCCGCTGAGTGAACCCGCAGCGGCCAAGCGCCTGAAGGAGCTCGTCGAGGTCGGGCTACTACGGCGTACCCCCTACCAGACGGCGGGACAGCGGACACGCGACCGCTACGAGCTGACCGGGCCGGGCGAGGACCTCATGACCGCCTACTTCGCGCTGATGGAATGGGGAGACCGCCACGCCACGGCCGACGGTGGACCGGTTCGCCTGCGGCACAGGCATTGCGACGCTCCTGTGCACGTGGCGCTCTCCTGCTCTGACGGACACGCGCTGTCCCCCAGCGACCTCGAGGTCGTGGCAGCCCCCGGGGTAGCGCAGGCCGCGGCACCCGAATGA
- a CDS encoding alpha/beta fold hydrolase yields MLPTHHRTATVDGQQVFYREAGPADAPVVLLLHGFPSSSHMFRHLIPALADNYHVIAPDHIGYGQSSMPRVDDFEYTFDNLTTVTGGLLDSLGISRFSIYVHDYGAPIGWRLALNPAYDVTAIISQSGNAYMEGFAKPFWDDLFAYATAPGADTEPGARAKFSAETTRWQYENGASDKSLVSPDNWLHDQTLLDRPGNDEVQLALFRNYPTNIDGYPQLQEYFRTSQVPLLAVWGERDEIFGPDGARAFTRDLPDAEVHLLPAGHFALETHLDTISGYIHGFLGRVLS; encoded by the coding sequence ATGCTCCCTACCCATCACCGCACCGCAACAGTCGACGGCCAGCAGGTCTTCTATCGCGAGGCGGGTCCCGCCGATGCGCCGGTCGTCCTGCTCCTGCACGGCTTTCCGAGCAGCTCCCACATGTTCCGTCATCTCATCCCTGCGCTTGCCGACAACTACCATGTGATAGCCCCGGATCACATCGGCTACGGCCAGTCCTCCATGCCAAGGGTCGACGATTTCGAGTACACCTTCGACAACCTCACGACGGTCACCGGCGGACTACTCGACAGTCTGGGAATCAGCCGTTTCTCGATTTACGTCCACGACTACGGCGCTCCCATCGGGTGGCGGCTGGCGCTCAATCCCGCGTACGACGTCACCGCGATCATCTCGCAGAGCGGCAACGCCTACATGGAAGGGTTCGCCAAGCCCTTCTGGGACGACCTGTTCGCCTACGCCACGGCCCCCGGAGCAGACACCGAGCCTGGCGCACGAGCCAAGTTCAGTGCCGAGACGACCCGTTGGCAGTACGAGAACGGCGCTTCGGACAAGAGCCTCGTCAGCCCGGACAACTGGTTGCACGACCAGACTCTGCTGGACCGGCCCGGCAACGACGAGGTCCAGCTTGCGCTCTTCCGGAACTACCCGACCAACATCGACGGCTACCCCCAGCTGCAGGAATACTTCCGCACCAGCCAGGTGCCGCTGCTTGCGGTCTGGGGCGAACGAGACGAGATCTTCGGGCCGGACGGTGCACGGGCGTTCACCCGCGATCTGCCGGACGCCGAAGTCCACCTGCTGCCGGCCGGGCACTTCGCCCTGGAGACGCACCTGGACACCATCAGCGGCTACATCCACGGATTCCTCGGCCGCGTCCTCAGCTGA
- a CDS encoding SpoIIE family protein phosphatase has product MQRFGDSRPNAAASGGPTGRSLLLVEAFQYLVNELGAFHGVVYLAQSKRSQLFSAVVGGAPPSVFTVPEWVSYDSDSSPAVAYRTARVVSRPDPCSSEYSDRDSPPLMPYPHYVVSVPLTDAGETYGVLTGQWAPAFPSDRLWVLERMEELGRRLSSELVDCQPADLGASFMQTPIIIPVLSNPPPRHDATENPWGLNDAPGSSALSMMYQVHKLSAAFNEAFQLDDVMRATRDRIMVPFRAHAFLVAIVQEGRVQIVGRHEAAAAAREIHDSSIEDAFTGSDTLRTRAPIFIPDTKTLAQYSCALMSDSAAAAIVPFNASGGLKGFILLAFGTPRRIEAEEQAVLMMMAAQLATAVERAHLHERKHALADVLQQKLLPRTLPDFPEVTLAARYLPAESAGTGLGGDWYDVVPMPGSQVGLIVGDVEGHNVNSAAIMGQLRSGCRAYAAEGHRPTDVLARASDLLAELDTDLYATCCFVRVDPESDVCEIALAGHPPPVLRCPDAGVVVPPTRANIPLAVTSGYAYSSTEVTIRPGTLLMLYTDGILFDVDPVSDARTLLEAAGTADHHSLHALTDLMVSHVTNGRRNIDDLALLLALYEGGDSHGEFSRVARMSIRKRDIRSVKSARKFVRNYLLDRDRSDIVGDAEVIVSEVITNGLIHADSDVELRLRGYPDRIHIEVQDTNARPPVPTSFIESEEENSVAEHGRGLGIVENLSSAWGTSPHGRGKTVWIDLSFTGAK; this is encoded by the coding sequence ATGCAGCGGTTCGGTGACAGCCGCCCCAATGCGGCGGCATCCGGAGGCCCCACCGGCAGGAGCCTGCTACTGGTTGAGGCCTTCCAGTACCTGGTGAATGAACTCGGCGCTTTCCATGGGGTCGTCTACCTCGCGCAGTCAAAACGCTCCCAGCTCTTCTCGGCAGTGGTGGGAGGAGCACCTCCCAGCGTCTTCACCGTGCCCGAGTGGGTTTCCTACGACAGTGACAGCTCACCTGCCGTCGCGTATCGCACGGCACGTGTCGTGTCTCGCCCCGATCCCTGCTCTTCCGAATACAGTGACAGGGACTCTCCGCCTCTCATGCCTTACCCGCATTATGTCGTCTCTGTACCACTGACAGATGCCGGGGAGACGTACGGAGTACTCACCGGCCAGTGGGCGCCAGCCTTTCCCAGCGATCGACTGTGGGTGCTCGAGCGGATGGAAGAACTAGGCCGACGGCTGAGTTCAGAGCTGGTCGACTGCCAGCCTGCAGACCTGGGCGCATCGTTCATGCAAACTCCCATCATCATTCCGGTGCTCTCCAACCCACCGCCGCGTCACGACGCCACCGAGAATCCCTGGGGACTCAATGACGCGCCCGGGTCTTCTGCGCTCTCGATGATGTACCAAGTACACAAACTTTCAGCCGCCTTCAATGAAGCATTCCAGCTGGACGATGTGATGCGAGCAACCCGCGACCGCATCATGGTTCCGTTCCGCGCCCACGCATTTCTGGTGGCGATAGTTCAGGAGGGGAGGGTCCAAATCGTCGGTCGCCATGAGGCCGCGGCCGCGGCACGCGAGATACATGACTCCAGCATCGAAGATGCTTTCACGGGCTCCGACACTCTGCGGACGAGGGCACCCATCTTTATTCCTGATACTAAAACACTCGCGCAATACTCCTGCGCTCTCATGAGTGATTCGGCAGCGGCCGCCATTGTGCCCTTCAACGCCAGTGGCGGTCTGAAAGGGTTCATTCTCCTCGCCTTCGGAACTCCACGCCGCATCGAAGCAGAGGAGCAGGCCGTCCTCATGATGATGGCGGCTCAGCTCGCCACGGCTGTCGAACGGGCCCACCTTCACGAACGTAAGCACGCCCTTGCAGATGTCCTTCAGCAGAAACTCCTGCCGCGCACCCTCCCAGATTTTCCGGAGGTCACGCTAGCCGCGCGCTACCTACCCGCTGAGTCGGCCGGCACCGGCCTGGGCGGTGACTGGTACGACGTGGTCCCCATGCCCGGGAGCCAGGTCGGCCTGATCGTCGGGGACGTAGAAGGACACAACGTCAACAGCGCCGCAATCATGGGACAGTTGCGTAGCGGTTGCCGTGCCTACGCTGCCGAAGGGCACCGGCCCACTGACGTACTGGCGCGCGCCAGTGACCTGCTGGCCGAACTGGATACGGATCTGTACGCCACGTGCTGCTTTGTGCGCGTCGACCCCGAAAGCGACGTCTGCGAGATCGCACTCGCCGGCCATCCCCCTCCAGTCCTCCGGTGTCCCGATGCAGGAGTCGTGGTCCCCCCAACACGTGCCAACATCCCGCTCGCCGTAACGTCCGGTTACGCCTACAGCAGCACTGAGGTCACCATACGTCCGGGCACCCTTTTGATGCTGTACACGGACGGCATTCTCTTCGACGTAGATCCCGTCTCCGACGCCCGCACTCTCCTCGAGGCCGCGGGAACCGCTGATCATCACTCACTGCACGCGTTGACAGACCTCATGGTCTCACATGTCACGAACGGCAGACGGAATATTGATGACCTCGCTCTCCTGCTTGCACTGTATGAGGGGGGAGACAGTCACGGAGAATTCAGCAGGGTGGCCCGCATGTCGATCCGAAAGCGTGACATCCGGAGCGTCAAGTCAGCCCGGAAATTCGTAAGGAACTATCTCCTCGACCGAGATCGATCCGACATCGTCGGCGACGCCGAGGTGATCGTCTCTGAAGTCATAACAAACGGCCTGATTCATGCGGACAGTGACGTGGAACTGCGATTGCGAGGCTACCCAGATCGGATTCACATAGAAGTTCAAGATACGAACGCAAGGCCCCCTGTTCCCACATCATTCATCGAGAGCGAGGAAGAGAACTCTGTCGCGGAACACGGCCGGGGACTCGGCATAGTAGAAAATCTCTCCTCCGCCTGGGGCACATCCCCCCACGGCCGAGGAAAGACGGTTTGGATTGATCTTTCATTCACCGGCGCCAAGTAG